A genome region from Lactobacillus sp. ESL0791 includes the following:
- a CDS encoding aspartate/glutamate racemase family protein has protein sequence MKHFFSIIGGMGTIATESYVRLLNHRVKITCDQDYLNYILVNDAQVPDRTAYIKDHSQPNFFNALRDDVLGQTKLGPDFFVMPCNTAHYFYNDLTALTDIPFLHMMRIAVHKFVEDYPNEEKIGLIATEGSIYDHLYADEIAAVGRKAELGGPEIQPLVTKLIYSNIKQKGKVDPKLYHQILQKMHDDYGCKVILLGCTELSLAQEKAPDHPYNVIDPQSIIADVAIELALKIRGGMDPKVATKKYLYK, from the coding sequence ATGAAACATTTTTTTAGTATTATCGGCGGGATGGGGACGATTGCCACCGAAAGTTATGTGCGCTTGCTCAATCACCGGGTAAAAATCACCTGTGATCAGGACTACTTGAATTATATTTTGGTCAATGACGCGCAGGTCCCGGACCGGACGGCCTACATCAAGGATCATTCTCAGCCTAATTTTTTTAATGCCTTGCGGGATGATGTCCTGGGTCAGACCAAATTGGGGCCCGACTTTTTCGTAATGCCGTGCAACACCGCCCATTATTTTTATAATGATTTAACAGCGTTAACCGATATTCCCTTTTTGCATATGATGCGTATCGCAGTTCATAAATTTGTTGAAGATTATCCTAATGAAGAAAAAATTGGCTTGATCGCTACCGAGGGCTCAATTTATGATCACTTATACGCAGATGAGATTGCGGCAGTGGGACGAAAGGCCGAACTCGGCGGTCCGGAGATTCAGCCCTTGGTGACTAAGCTGATCTACTCTAATATTAAGCAAAAAGGTAAGGTTGATCCTAAGCTTTACCACCAAATTTTGCAAAAGATGCACGATGATTATGGCTGCAAGGTGATTTTGCTGGGCTGCACGGAATTATCGCTGGCGCAGGAAAAAGCACCGGATCATCCGTATAACGTGATTGATCCCCAGTCAATTATTGCTGATGTCGCAATTGAATTAGCATTAAAGATTCGCGGCGGGATGGATCCGAAAGTGGCGACAAAAAAATATCTGTATAAGTAG
- a CDS encoding L,D-transpeptidase family protein, giving the protein MHAKQKLRKQNKRYTLYLIIGGIILILALILGFFLSNHNAAEQKKTEQFATNHFNPNVTIYGVAVGNLTVKQATKKINRKANNIVLLESGTVSLAHDDSVSTITQTATADYFKKQHTKQPSKQNYKFTNTALLDAKAKLTKISRASLTYKVANKKYQLKASKLINEAKFRDGKYLFSNVENLTDKLSEIDKDVSTLHKSYKFAVPVGDKIKGKTITIKNESYGWGINVDKAVKAVERAFLDGTKTLDGEDYIYGLGYSTYGLGYNEPNQGIGQNYIVVSLKRQELWIIRKNKIAVHLNDVVTGTKNDNKGNRTPVGVWYIHYKKKHAVLRGRNSDGSKYASKVEYWMPFTLTGCGLHDANWRTDWSKTAYLRGGSHGCINIKPSEIYLVWQNVLIHDPVIVYD; this is encoded by the coding sequence ATGCACGCAAAACAAAAATTAAGAAAGCAAAACAAACGGTATACTTTATATCTGATTATTGGCGGAATAATTCTCATTTTAGCGTTGATTTTAGGTTTTTTTCTTTCCAATCACAACGCAGCCGAACAAAAAAAGACCGAGCAGTTCGCCACTAACCATTTTAATCCTAACGTGACCATTTACGGTGTTGCCGTTGGCAACCTAACGGTGAAGCAGGCAACAAAAAAAATTAACCGCAAAGCAAATAACATTGTTTTGCTGGAAAGCGGCACCGTTAGCCTGGCACATGATGATTCGGTGAGCACGATTACGCAGACAGCCACCGCTGATTATTTTAAAAAGCAGCACACCAAGCAGCCGAGCAAACAAAATTACAAGTTCACAAATACAGCATTGCTTGATGCCAAAGCAAAATTGACAAAGATCAGCCGGGCAAGTCTAACCTACAAGGTTGCAAACAAAAAGTATCAGTTAAAGGCAAGCAAGCTAATCAATGAAGCCAAATTTCGCGACGGCAAATATCTTTTTTCAAATGTCGAAAATCTAACCGATAAACTCAGTGAAATCGATAAGGATGTTTCCACGCTGCACAAAAGCTATAAGTTTGCGGTTCCAGTCGGAGATAAGATCAAGGGCAAAACCATCACAATTAAAAATGAAAGTTACGGCTGGGGCATTAATGTCGATAAGGCGGTAAAAGCCGTAGAGCGGGCTTTTTTGGATGGAACCAAAACACTAGACGGCGAAGATTATATCTACGGTCTGGGTTACAGCACGTACGGCTTAGGTTACAATGAGCCAAACCAGGGCATCGGCCAAAATTACATCGTTGTCTCACTTAAAAGACAGGAGTTATGGATTATCAGAAAGAATAAAATCGCTGTTCACCTTAATGATGTCGTCACTGGCACAAAAAACGACAATAAGGGCAACCGCACCCCGGTCGGTGTCTGGTACATTCACTACAAAAAGAAACACGCCGTCTTGCGCGGACGCAACAGCGACGGCTCCAAGTATGCTTCGAAGGTTGAATATTGGATGCCCTTTACTCTGACCGGCTGCGGCTTGCACGATGCAAACTGGCGGACCGATTGGAGCAAAACGGCCTATCTGCGCGGTGGTTCTCATGGCTGTATCAACATTAAGCCGAGCGAAATTTACCTGGTCTGGCAGAATGTACTTATCCACGACCCGGTGATTGTTTACGATTAA
- a CDS encoding nitronate monooxygenase family protein produces the protein MTQNRVSEILNIKYPIISAAMWGLTNAKMVAAVSDAGGLGVLGPMPGQKPSNGLDEAGEVMREQIREVKTLTDKPFAVNIIADDSGANSGISSDLFAVYLDVMIEEKVPVALVVGHLSNHEFFDKLQKNNIKIIYRPNEADPKLIKQAEEMGLDAIIATGLDEGGGLPINPWLAGTFSVVPRFVDEATIPVIAAGGITDGRTAKAAVDLGAEGLYIGTRFLVTNESPLAENVKDLIVKSKLEDLVYLPDPTSETIRAIKTPKLPEIIKRISSGQISGTSTLLNGMLKGDLDNGTVVTDTGLSLIHSVKSVKEVIDELKVAFE, from the coding sequence ATGACGCAAAATCGTGTTAGTGAAATTTTAAATATCAAATACCCGATTATTTCTGCAGCAATGTGGGGCTTAACCAATGCCAAAATGGTTGCTGCCGTTAGTGATGCAGGCGGTCTAGGAGTTCTTGGGCCGATGCCGGGGCAAAAGCCAAGTAATGGTCTGGACGAAGCTGGTGAAGTGATGCGCGAGCAGATCAGGGAGGTCAAAACCTTAACTGATAAGCCGTTTGCGGTAAATATTATTGCCGACGACAGCGGCGCTAATTCCGGTATTTCCAGTGATTTGTTTGCCGTTTACTTGGATGTGATGATTGAAGAAAAGGTCCCTGTGGCCTTGGTAGTTGGTCATTTATCCAACCATGAATTTTTTGACAAGCTTCAGAAAAATAATATCAAAATTATTTACCGGCCAAATGAAGCCGATCCGAAGTTGATCAAGCAGGCAGAAGAGATGGGGCTTGATGCGATTATTGCTACCGGACTTGATGAAGGCGGCGGCTTGCCGATTAATCCTTGGCTGGCCGGAACTTTTTCGGTTGTGCCGCGCTTTGTCGATGAAGCAACGATTCCGGTAATTGCGGCTGGCGGAATTACCGATGGGCGCACTGCCAAAGCGGCAGTGGATCTGGGAGCAGAGGGTCTTTATATTGGAACCCGGTTCTTAGTTACTAACGAGAGTCCGCTTGCTGAAAATGTGAAAGACTTGATTGTAAAATCGAAGCTTGAGGATTTGGTCTACCTGCCGGATCCTACTTCGGAAACGATTCGGGCAATTAAGACGCCAAAATTGCCTGAGATTATTAAGCGGATCAGCAGTGGTCAAATCAGCGGCACTTCCACTTTGCTTAACGGCATGTTAAAGGGTGATTTGGACAATGGCACCGTGGTGACAGATACTGGTCTTTCGCTGATTCATTCGGTGAAGTCGGTTAAGGAAGTAATTGATGAGCTTAAAGTAGCATTTGAATAA
- a CDS encoding FAD-binding protein, which produces MVDSLKWQAVYDVVVLGFGGAGATAARFAADKNKHVLLVDVAPFGHEGGNTRYAGQGVNAVSDYDKMMTYYNCLTYPMTLSEDVKKTYVAGLVNNEDYFRKYLGIEPVSPTDPKLKSQVVEYPEFPGHEVNNALTVHSGAFDAALWKVLRQKVIDRRDNIDVWLNSRAQELIQDTDQRVLGVEIKRDNAIIRVGARNGVVLAMGGFENNKEMIQSYLGEAYLSPMGSLYNRGDGIFIAQRAGAKMWHMNNYESYSMMHGLYFAIPNAKRSRQIYWEAGPNDGGVVVVGDDGTRYFNEAEHARHGHIYSHGTWRHAPLSVKPYMIFDQTQYEEFKKHPFKGVDLDKLLIKADSISELAQKLTLSNKKLNQTVKTYNKFAKLGIDYQFGRAPETMRQLDRGPYYAVRMVNTVLNTQGGPQRNGKAEIIGQDNQPIEHLFGAGELGGITANLYQGAGNLAECLIFGKIAGENAAATDAIQLHADDDNYQNINDLINEEQVKKVPLLDHQYLGESSNGIGGKIIVKVTYDNDTIKKIKIVQSHESEDIGLAALETLPKEMVANNTTDVDAVSGATATSRALKEAVQDAISKSK; this is translated from the coding sequence ATGGTAGATTCTTTAAAATGGCAGGCCGTTTATGATGTTGTTGTATTAGGTTTTGGTGGAGCTGGGGCAACCGCTGCCAGATTTGCGGCTGACAAAAATAAACATGTTTTATTAGTAGATGTTGCACCGTTTGGTCATGAAGGTGGAAACACAAGATATGCTGGACAAGGCGTTAATGCGGTTAGTGATTATGACAAAATGATGACATATTATAACTGTTTAACTTATCCAATGACATTGTCAGAAGACGTTAAAAAAACCTACGTTGCTGGCCTGGTTAATAATGAAGATTATTTCAGAAAATATTTAGGGATAGAGCCAGTTAGTCCAACAGATCCAAAATTGAAAAGTCAGGTTGTTGAATATCCAGAATTCCCAGGTCATGAAGTGAATAATGCGCTCACTGTACATAGCGGTGCATTTGATGCTGCTTTATGGAAAGTTCTGCGGCAAAAGGTTATTGATAGAAGAGATAATATTGATGTTTGGTTAAATTCACGAGCACAAGAACTTATTCAGGATACTGACCAGAGAGTTTTGGGTGTTGAAATTAAAAGAGATAATGCAATTATTAGGGTTGGTGCGCGAAATGGTGTTGTATTAGCCATGGGTGGATTTGAAAATAATAAGGAAATGATTCAAAGCTACCTAGGTGAAGCATATTTGTCACCAATGGGCTCTTTGTATAATCGTGGTGATGGAATTTTCATTGCACAAAGAGCCGGAGCAAAAATGTGGCATATGAATAATTATGAATCTTACAGTATGATGCATGGCCTATATTTTGCAATACCTAATGCTAAGAGAAGTAGACAAATTTATTGGGAAGCAGGTCCTAATGACGGTGGGGTTGTCGTTGTTGGCGATGATGGTACACGTTACTTTAATGAGGCTGAACATGCGCGGCATGGACACATCTATAGTCATGGAACCTGGCGTCATGCGCCATTAAGTGTGAAACCATATATGATTTTTGATCAAACGCAATATGAAGAATTTAAAAAACATCCTTTTAAAGGTGTTGATTTAGATAAATTGCTGATAAAAGCTGATAGTATTTCTGAATTAGCCCAAAAACTGACTTTATCAAATAAAAAATTGAATCAAACGGTTAAGACTTATAATAAATTTGCTAAATTAGGTATAGACTATCAATTTGGCCGCGCACCTGAAACTATGCGGCAACTAGATCGGGGACCATATTATGCTGTTAGAATGGTGAACACAGTTTTAAATACACAAGGTGGACCTCAAAGAAATGGCAAAGCGGAAATTATTGGCCAGGATAATCAGCCTATTGAACATTTATTTGGTGCTGGGGAATTAGGTGGCATAACCGCTAATTTGTATCAAGGTGCAGGCAACTTAGCTGAATGTCTTATTTTTGGTAAGATTGCGGGCGAAAATGCTGCTGCGACAGATGCAATCCAATTACATGCGGATGATGATAATTATCAAAATATTAATGATTTAATTAACGAGGAACAAGTAAAAAAGGTGCCTTTATTGGATCACCAGTATCTTGGTGAGTCTAGTAACGGTATTGGTGGGAAAATAATTGTAAAAGTAACATATGATAATGATACAATCAAGAAAATTAAAATAGTTCAAAGTCATGAGAGTGAGGATATTGGCTTAGCTGCCCTTGAAACTCTGCCAAAGGAAATGGTTGCTAATAATACAACGGATGTTGATGCTGTAAGTGGAGCTACTGCTACTAGTCGTGCACTTAAAGAAGCAGTCCAAGATGCCATTTCCAAAAGCAAGTAA
- a CDS encoding cell wall metabolism sensor histidine kinase WalK, which produces MAKQRVKLTAAEKSELFAEAVITIVLLLLLDLSVVILIYLTVLQNKNLVNGIFFLKKTITFAGGHHLWSWHNIFIGIMAVGDLLVLYWRLIRRYHQMQLRHVISELHYIANGHFDHTISFKVKTDLQKVIDSINSLVDSTVTAMNEEKAIEKSKDELISNVSHDIRTPLTSIIGYLGLLKSGISDLADQQKYIDIAYSKAEQMKSLAHDLLEYTTLQSTTTKLNLAPLHLYSMLEQVEAGFELEAEKKQIGFNIEVRPKDLTIQADPEKLVRVYNNLITNALKYGSGATQINLIANLVNKSQVELRVENNGAKIPADSLKKIFDRFYRVETSRNTKTGGTGLGLAITKSIVDLHHGQIRCESDDSWTRFIITLPLGSSKAKNTA; this is translated from the coding sequence ATGGCAAAACAGCGTGTGAAGCTAACTGCGGCCGAGAAAAGCGAGCTTTTTGCCGAAGCAGTCATTACCATTGTTTTGCTGCTTCTGCTGGACTTGTCGGTTGTCATTCTGATTTATTTGACCGTTTTGCAAAATAAAAACCTGGTTAACGGGATTTTTTTCCTAAAAAAGACGATCACCTTTGCCGGCGGGCATCATTTATGGTCGTGGCATAATATTTTTATCGGCATTATGGCCGTGGGGGACCTGCTGGTTTTATACTGGCGCCTGATTCGTCGCTACCACCAAATGCAGCTGCGCCACGTTATTTCCGAGCTGCACTATATCGCTAATGGTCACTTTGATCACACCATTTCTTTTAAGGTGAAAACAGACCTGCAAAAAGTGATCGATTCGATTAATTCTCTGGTGGATAGTACGGTCACCGCAATGAACGAGGAAAAAGCGATTGAAAAGTCGAAAGATGAGCTGATCAGCAACGTTTCGCACGATATCCGCACGCCGCTGACATCGATCATTGGCTATCTTGGCCTACTTAAGTCGGGGATTAGCGACCTCGCAGACCAGCAAAAATACATTGACATTGCATACAGCAAGGCAGAGCAAATGAAGTCTTTGGCGCACGATCTGCTGGAATACACCACCTTGCAATCGACAACAACCAAACTTAATTTGGCGCCGCTGCACCTCTATTCAATGCTGGAACAAGTGGAAGCCGGGTTTGAATTAGAGGCCGAAAAAAAGCAGATTGGTTTTAACATTGAAGTGCGGCCAAAAGATCTGACAATCCAGGCCGATCCGGAAAAATTGGTGCGTGTTTATAACAATTTAATCACCAATGCCTTGAAATATGGCAGCGGTGCAACCCAGATCAACCTGATTGCTAATCTAGTTAACAAGTCGCAGGTAGAGTTGCGCGTGGAAAATAATGGTGCGAAGATTCCGGCAGATTCGCTGAAGAAGATCTTTGACCGCTTTTACCGCGTGGAAACCTCACGCAATACTAAAACCGGCGGTACCGGCCTGGGCTTAGCGATCACCAAAAGTATTGTCGATTTGCATCACGGCCAAATTCGCTGTGAATCCGATGATAGTTGGACGCGCTTCATCATAACTTTGCCGCTGGGCTCAAGCAAGGCAAAAAATACGGCTTAG
- a CDS encoding UDP-N-acetylmuramoyl-L-alanyl-D-glutamate--2,6-diaminopimelate ligase has product MSISLNTCILILKEHHLLKSSAVQDALATKMEYVSYDSRDIQTNTLFFCKGAGFRPTYLSMAKDNGATCYVAEQPYPEGKGMHALIVRNVSKAMALLSAAFFRFPQDDLFVVAITGTKGKTTTAYFLKGMLDRLNGGKTALISSVNDVVGTKPEDNFKSSLTTPESLDLFRDMRRAVDNGMTHLVMEVSSQAYKKNRVFGLTYDLGFFLNISPDHIGPNEHPNFADYLHCKLQLLVNSRKCIINAQTDHFAEVYAAATTTTQPDSIYLFSEEGYANPALPQPVDFQYSAQETDMTETRFSLLCATDKARQVKINGDYTLQMIGDFNESNGTAAIIGAGLAGMEHDECAKGIRHVTIPGRMQTEKTKEHGIVVVDYAHNKASMVALMSFMRREFNDPKIIVVVGSPGDKGVSRRAGFSESLSGYADKAFLTTDDPGFEDPLSIAKEIDAGIDHSKCDVTIELDREKAIRDAISMATKDDVVLICAKGADSFQKIRGVNTPYPSDIVVAQKVINELEGENGHF; this is encoded by the coding sequence ATGAGTATTTCTTTAAATACCTGTATTTTAATTTTAAAAGAGCACCACTTGCTTAAGTCAAGTGCGGTTCAGGATGCACTCGCGACCAAGATGGAATACGTCTCGTATGATTCGCGCGACATCCAGACTAATACCCTCTTTTTCTGTAAGGGTGCGGGCTTTCGGCCGACATATCTATCAATGGCCAAAGATAATGGAGCAACCTGCTACGTGGCCGAGCAGCCCTATCCTGAGGGCAAGGGCATGCACGCGTTAATTGTGCGCAACGTTTCTAAGGCGATGGCTTTGTTGTCGGCGGCTTTTTTCCGTTTTCCGCAGGATGATCTGTTTGTGGTTGCAATCACTGGAACCAAGGGCAAAACGACGACGGCATATTTTTTAAAGGGAATGCTCGACCGGCTTAACGGCGGGAAAACCGCGCTGATTTCTTCGGTTAACGATGTGGTTGGGACTAAACCCGAGGATAATTTTAAATCCAGTCTAACAACACCGGAATCGTTGGATTTATTCCGTGATATGCGCCGGGCCGTTGACAATGGCATGACTCACCTGGTGATGGAAGTTTCCAGCCAGGCCTATAAGAAGAACCGAGTTTTTGGGTTGACGTATGATTTGGGCTTTTTCCTGAATATTTCACCCGACCATATTGGGCCAAATGAGCATCCTAACTTTGCCGATTACCTGCACTGCAAATTGCAGCTGCTGGTCAATTCGCGCAAGTGTATTATTAATGCGCAAACCGATCACTTTGCCGAAGTTTATGCGGCGGCCACTACAACTACGCAGCCGGACAGCATCTACCTGTTTTCCGAAGAGGGCTATGCTAATCCTGCTTTGCCCCAGCCGGTTGATTTTCAGTATTCAGCGCAGGAAACAGACATGACCGAAACCCGCTTTAGTCTGCTGTGTGCCACCGATAAGGCGCGTCAGGTTAAAATTAATGGCGATTATACCTTGCAGATGATTGGGGATTTTAACGAGTCAAACGGAACGGCCGCAATCATTGGTGCCGGTCTTGCGGGAATGGAACATGATGAGTGTGCCAAGGGTATTCGCCACGTGACAATTCCAGGCCGAATGCAGACTGAAAAAACCAAAGAGCACGGCATTGTTGTTGTTGACTATGCCCACAACAAGGCGTCGATGGTTGCGCTGATGAGTTTTATGCGGCGCGAATTTAATGATCCCAAAATCATTGTGGTCGTTGGTTCTCCCGGCGATAAGGGGGTATCACGACGGGCTGGCTTCAGTGAAAGCTTGAGCGGCTATGCCGATAAGGCTTTCTTAACAACTGATGATCCCGGATTTGAAGATCCGTTGAGTATTGCCAAAGAAATTGATGCTGGAATCGACCATTCCAAATGTGATGTAACGATTGAGTTGGACCGGGAAAAGGCAATTCGTGATGCCATCAGCATGGCAACTAAGGATGATGTTGTCTTAATCTGTGCAAAAGGTGCCGACAGTTTCCAAAAGATTCGCGGGGTTAATACACCGTATCCGTCAGATATTGTTGTTGCCCAAAAGGTGATTAACGAGTTGGAAGGCGAAAACGGCCACTTTTAA
- a CDS encoding response regulator transcription factor, protein MKILVVDDDKEIVELLSIYLKNEGYEAVTAYSGKEAITKLTTTPDIALMILDVMMPNMSGIDVIKEVRKDSDIPIIIVSAKTGDMDKIQGLITGADDYVSKPFNPLEVMARVRSLLRRSQKQVKDEKPDVLEVGPLIINRDSHEVKTIDGKDIQLTALEFGILYLLASHPNRVFSADEIFERVWQQESVVSAKTVMVHVSHLRDKIQKATGGEDVIQTVWGVGYKVEA, encoded by the coding sequence ATGAAAATCTTAGTTGTTGATGATGATAAAGAAATAGTAGAGTTGCTCAGTATTTACCTTAAAAATGAAGGTTACGAAGCAGTCACGGCTTACAGCGGCAAGGAGGCCATCACTAAGCTGACCACCACGCCGGACATTGCGCTGATGATTTTGGATGTCATGATGCCCAACATGAGCGGGATTGATGTGATTAAGGAAGTCAGGAAGGATTCAGACATTCCGATTATTATTGTGTCGGCCAAAACCGGTGACATGGACAAAATTCAGGGCCTGATTACCGGTGCCGATGATTATGTTTCTAAGCCGTTCAACCCGCTGGAAGTGATGGCACGTGTGCGCTCGCTTCTGCGGCGCAGCCAAAAGCAGGTAAAGGATGAAAAACCGGATGTGCTGGAAGTGGGGCCGCTGATTATTAATCGGGATTCGCATGAGGTTAAAACGATCGACGGCAAAGATATTCAGTTAACCGCCCTTGAATTTGGTATTTTGTACCTGCTTGCGAGCCATCCGAACCGGGTCTTTTCAGCCGATGAAATTTTTGAGCGTGTTTGGCAGCAGGAATCGGTTGTATCGGCCAAAACCGTCATGGTTCACGTCTCTCATTTGCGCGACAAGATTCAAAAGGCCACCGGCGGCGAGGATGTTATTCAAACCGTTTGGGGCGTTGGCTATAAAGTTGAGGCCTAA
- a CDS encoding ABC transporter ATP-binding protein: MKYMWKYLKMEPWRVSLVVVLQAVCSLFRIVNALFNVWILNALVKLDLRAFITNILLNIALFAVMTVFLVFNMIEQVKTVQYLSLHLKQDIVRHLASYPIKKFQKQDTGVYASWLTNDMNLIEERGFTNLLQSVQLVTDPLFAIIALIKFNWTFLPLVLLMTILTVFLPQLVKKRLAESNLSTTKESEKVVNTINDGLRGFSTLAIFGMEHQLEERITNATLKLIKAKVHQVKYETCATSLAEMSNIMGQMVIGFWTGLLVFQKAVSIGVFSSASSLSYDVFNSLAVAAPVLTQMRSLDTIFAKYHLEEPINEDTAVTELEPVELAAKGLQTSYRSGQNVFQKALSFTILPKQKVAIAGDSGSGKSTLLKLLSGQLRSYSGRLTFAGREMKMLNYRSIKEKLVYVDQTPYLFDDTIRYNLELGQKFTDEEINAALAKADLLTFVNSLPEKLATRVGEGGASLSGGQKQRLALARGFLRHRELFLLDESTSSLDKESAIKIENDFLRQPDITVVFVSHQLHAENKNNFDQIIRV, from the coding sequence ATGAAGTACATGTGGAAATATCTCAAAATGGAACCGTGGCGGGTTAGCCTAGTGGTTGTTTTGCAGGCCGTCTGTTCGCTATTTCGGATCGTTAATGCCCTGTTTAATGTCTGGATCCTGAACGCATTAGTTAAATTAGACTTGCGCGCTTTTATCACCAATATTCTGTTGAATATCGCGCTGTTTGCGGTGATGACCGTTTTTCTAGTTTTTAACATGATTGAACAGGTCAAAACCGTGCAGTATCTGAGCCTGCATTTGAAGCAGGATATTGTGCGCCATCTTGCCTCTTACCCTATTAAAAAATTTCAGAAGCAGGATACGGGCGTCTATGCTTCTTGGCTAACCAATGACATGAACCTGATTGAAGAGAGAGGCTTTACCAATTTATTGCAGTCGGTGCAGCTGGTGACAGACCCCCTGTTTGCAATCATTGCCCTGATCAAATTCAACTGGACCTTCCTGCCACTGGTTTTACTGATGACCATCTTGACCGTTTTCTTACCGCAATTAGTCAAGAAACGGCTGGCCGAGAGCAATTTATCGACCACCAAGGAAAGTGAAAAGGTGGTTAATACCATCAATGACGGCCTGCGTGGTTTTTCTACCCTGGCAATTTTTGGGATGGAGCACCAGCTGGAAGAGCGGATTACTAATGCCACCTTGAAATTAATCAAGGCCAAGGTCCACCAGGTCAAATATGAGACTTGTGCGACTTCGCTTGCGGAAATGAGCAATATTATGGGTCAGATGGTGATTGGATTTTGGACGGGACTGCTTGTTTTCCAAAAAGCAGTCTCCATCGGCGTCTTCTCGTCAGCTTCTTCATTATCATATGATGTTTTCAATTCACTGGCGGTTGCTGCCCCGGTTTTAACCCAGATGCGGTCGTTAGACACGATTTTTGCCAAATATCATTTAGAAGAGCCAATTAATGAGGACACTGCGGTGACAGAATTAGAGCCGGTTGAACTTGCTGCTAAAGGCTTGCAGACTTCGTATCGTTCAGGACAAAATGTTTTTCAAAAAGCCTTGTCGTTTACAATTTTGCCAAAGCAAAAGGTGGCAATTGCCGGCGATTCCGGCAGCGGCAAAAGCACGCTCCTGAAATTGTTGTCGGGGCAGCTTCGGTCTTATTCCGGCCGACTGACCTTTGCCGGCCGCGAGATGAAGATGCTAAATTACCGCTCAATCAAGGAAAAGCTGGTTTATGTCGACCAGACACCATATTTGTTTGACGACACCATCCGCTATAACTTGGAGCTGGGACAGAAGTTTACTGATGAAGAAATCAATGCTGCGCTTGCCAAGGCCGACTTGCTGACATTTGTGAATAGTTTGCCGGAAAAATTAGCTACCCGTGTTGGTGAGGGCGGTGCCAGTTTATCCGGTGGGCAGAAACAGCGTCTGGCACTAGCCCGCGGCTTTCTGCGTCACCGTGAACTGTTCCTGCTGGATGAATCA
- a CDS encoding DUF4931 domain-containing protein, whose translation MDNEPIVFQMKIAKSKPHSYRPAAKGVTKRCPFCDVAGLTDIYEQQGEMIWLHNKFPTLRDTLQTVLIETSDHEGDIANYSVAANRKLMRFALTCFEKVNKSGHFVSVVWYKNFGPNSGGSLVHPHMQIVGFEKVNAYKYLHPNNFEGKTLFKTTEVEVNIAEYPVQGYTELNINLLDKRGLSLWADWIRSGARYMLNVMFNGRCDSYNLFFYPRQDGGICAKYISRFAAPPYFVGYKLSQVNDEVTLMQEAHRFRQFFADGSKLE comes from the coding sequence ATGGATAATGAACCAATTGTTTTTCAAATGAAGATTGCTAAAAGTAAGCCGCATTCATATCGTCCGGCCGCAAAGGGTGTCACCAAAAGATGCCCTTTTTGTGACGTTGCGGGCTTGACGGATATTTACGAACAGCAGGGTGAGATGATCTGGCTGCATAACAAATTTCCGACTTTGCGTGACACCTTGCAGACGGTGTTAATTGAAACTAGTGATCATGAAGGCGACATCGCCAATTATTCAGTGGCTGCTAACCGTAAGTTAATGCGCTTTGCCTTGACCTGCTTTGAAAAAGTAAATAAAAGCGGCCACTTTGTGTCCGTTGTCTGGTATAAAAATTTTGGCCCCAATTCCGGCGGCTCATTGGTCCACCCGCACATGCAGATTGTTGGTTTTGAAAAAGTAAATGCGTACAAGTACCTTCATCCCAATAATTTCGAAGGTAAAACCCTCTTTAAAACCACGGAAGTTGAGGTTAATATTGCTGAGTACCCGGTTCAGGGCTATACGGAACTAAATATTAACCTGCTGGATAAGCGGGGGCTGAGTTTGTGGGCGGATTGGATTAGGAGCGGTGCGCGTTACATGCTTAACGTTATGTTTAATGGTCGCTGTGATTCCTATAATTTGTTCTTTTATCCCAGGCAGGACGGCGGCATCTGTGCCAAATATATTTCGCGCTTTGCGGCACCGCCCTATTTTGTCGGTTATAAGTTATCACAGGTGAATGATGAAGTGACACTAATGCAAGAGGCACACCGCTTTCGCCAGTTTTTTGCTGATGGGTCAAAACTGGAATAG